In Crinalium epipsammum PCC 9333, the following are encoded in one genomic region:
- a CDS encoding L-threonylcarbamoyladenylate synthase: MATLYTIHPDTPQTRRIEQIIDALRNGAVMLYPTDTVYAIGCDINSKSAVERVRRIKQLSNDKPLTFLCHSLSNIAQYATVSDAAYRLMKHLIPGPYTFLLPATKLVPKLVQNPKRKTTGIRVPDHPVCMALLNALENPIISTSAHLLDDDGNAPTLSMERVQLFDELDKLVDVIIDNGTEPAMEVSTILDLTSEEPVMVRKGLGWEAVMNWATPIGNL, from the coding sequence ATGGCTACTCTTTACACAATTCATCCTGATACGCCCCAAACGCGGCGAATAGAACAGATTATTGATGCCCTGCGAAATGGCGCTGTAATGTTATATCCCACTGATACTGTCTACGCAATTGGCTGTGACATCAACTCCAAGTCAGCAGTAGAGCGTGTGCGACGAATTAAGCAGCTATCTAATGATAAGCCCCTGACATTTTTGTGTCATTCTTTGTCTAATATTGCTCAATATGCTACTGTAAGCGATGCCGCCTACCGCTTAATGAAGCATTTAATTCCAGGACCATATACATTCCTGCTGCCTGCTACTAAGTTAGTACCCAAGCTAGTCCAAAATCCCAAACGTAAAACTACTGGTATTAGGGTTCCAGATCATCCAGTGTGTATGGCACTGTTAAATGCCTTAGAGAATCCTATTATTTCTACTTCCGCCCACCTACTTGATGATGATGGAAATGCCCCTACATTAAGTATGGAGCGAGTCCAGTTGTTTGACGAGTTAGATAAATTGGTCGATGTAATTATAGACAATGGCACTGAACCTGCGATGGAAGTGTCTACTATATTAGATTTGACAAGCGAGGAACCTGTGATGGTGCGTAAAGGTCTAGGTTGGGAGGCAGTTATGAATTGGGCGACACCAATAGGCAATCTTTAA